A section of the Amblyomma americanum isolate KBUSLIRL-KWMA chromosome 2, ASM5285725v1, whole genome shotgun sequence genome encodes:
- the LOC144121781 gene encoding uncharacterized protein LOC144121781: MAFGSRIREFDLSENSSWVDYVERIELSCAANKLTTDDDKRAVLLSCCGPETYSLIATLVKPSRPPNVGYQVIVDAVKKHINPKPSELYSSTLRRTPRPGNLQPKSCWAGSSGPPYPAFARMRVTQAAFGSRHHEVSSLVTPCTRGTSGQGPSGCLHACRDR; this comes from the exons ATGGCTTTCGGCAGTCGCATTCGAGAGTTCGACCTCAGTGAAAATTCATCGTGGGTAGATTATGTCGAGCGCATTGAGTTATCGTGCGCAGCTAACAAGCTCACAACGGATGACGACAAACGAGCTGTGTTGCTCAGTTGCTGTGGGCCAGAGACGTACTCCCTCATAGCAACCCTCGTCAAGCCTTCGCGGCCACCCAACGTGGGCTATCAAGTCATCGTCGACGCAGTGAAGAAGCATATCAACCCGAAGCCATCTGAACTATACTCGAG CACTCTACGCCGCACGCCGAGACCGGGAAATCTCCAGCCGAAGTCATGCTGGGCCGGAAGTTCAGGACCGCCCTATCCAGCCTTCGCCCGGATGAGAGTGACGCAAGCTGCCTTCGGCAGCCGCCACCACGAGGTTTCCAGTCTGGTGACGCCGTGTACGCGCGGAACTTCCGGCCAGGGCCCAAGTGGTTGTTTGCACGCGTGTCGCGACCGATAG